DNA from Halanaerobiales bacterium:
ATTAAATTATAAAATAAATTCAGAAAATTTTCAAATATTTTTAACATATGTCGATGTCATAATACCCTCTCATACTTTAAGTATAAATGTTTACCGAGAGGCTAAAATTCCATCGACATATGTTAAAAATTATCTGGAAAGATTATTGTGAAGTTTATTATTCATTTAATTTTGGTAATGAGGTCATTGCACCCTTATGAGTAACTGCCTGAGATGCAAGATAATTTGCAAATTGAGTAGCTTTTTTTATAAATTCATCATCAATTCTTTTTTTCTCAACTTTATTAAAATTGTATAATATCCCGGCAACAAAAGCATCACCTGCTCCAGTAGTATCGACTGTTTCAACTTTATAAGCTTCTGTATATTCCAATTTAGAATGATAG
Protein-coding regions in this window:
- a CDS encoding PfkB family carbohydrate kinase; the encoded protein is KIIVSVLDKCDILKVSKEELKFITEKSDIESGIKLIRNNYNIPYIFVTDGNKGSYSYHSKLEYTEAYKVETVDTTGAGDAFVAGILYNFNKVEKKRIDDEFIKKATQFANYLASQAVTHKGAMTSLPKLNE